The following are encoded together in the Desulfococcus multivorans genome:
- a CDS encoding DUF503 domain-containing protein, which yields MTIDMVVGIGIMTFRLHDCRSLKGKRKIVKSIIARLRNQFNASVAEIGANDVYHQAEIGVSLVGNDRQVINSKLDKLFNMADSLGLAEMIDTELEIINI from the coding sequence GTGACGATCGATATGGTTGTGGGCATCGGCATCATGACGTTCAGGCTTCATGACTGCCGCTCCCTGAAGGGAAAGCGGAAGATCGTGAAATCCATTATCGCGCGGCTCCGGAATCAGTTCAACGCCTCGGTAGCCGAGATCGGCGCCAACGACGTCTATCACCAGGCTGAAATCGGCGTTTCCCTGGTGGGCAACGATCGGCAGGTGATCAACTCGAAGCTGGATAAACTTTTCAACATGGCCGATTCCCTGGGGTTGGCGGAAATGATCGATACCGAATTGGAGATCATCAACATATGA
- the rbfA gene encoding 30S ribosome-binding factor RbfA, whose amino-acid sequence MKPFSRADRVGELIQQVVSEILTRNIRDPRLKMATITGVKMSKDLRNAKIYFAVSGGSEKVDGALLGFNSAMGYIKRVLAGELELRYMPELKFYYDKSFDYGAHIDALLKSLNAEDGKDHSPFETE is encoded by the coding sequence ATGAAGCCTTTTTCTCGAGCGGACAGAGTCGGCGAACTGATCCAGCAGGTGGTGTCGGAAATCCTGACGCGCAACATCCGGGATCCTCGCCTGAAGATGGCAACCATTACCGGCGTCAAGATGTCCAAGGACCTCCGGAACGCCAAGATCTATTTCGCCGTCTCCGGCGGATCCGAGAAGGTCGACGGCGCCCTGCTCGGATTCAACAGCGCCATGGGCTATATCAAACGCGTGCTTGCCGGCGAGCTGGAATTGCGGTATATGCCCGAACTTAAATTCTATTACGACAAATCCTTTGATTACGGCGCCCACATCGACGCCCTGCTCAAATCGCTTAATGCCGAAGATGGAAAAGATCATTCACCATTTGAGACGGAGTAA
- a CDS encoding DHH family phosphoesterase, whose protein sequence is MRRSKRILLASHVNPDGDAVGALIALALALEKSGKRTTMYNESPIPAVYRFLPAVDRIVSRIDRNTTPFDAVVILDCSNMDRIGRLAADAASLGVTLNIDHHPSNTGFGDLQYVDTGACSTAEMVYRIVKAIGVSMDRDISTAIYTGILTDTGSFRFANTNQTAFSICLEMTENGVDPYTVAQHVYGTYSIGRIKLLNLALDSIEIAENGKLSFMMLTRDMLEETGTQPEDVDGMINYAKSIKDVKVAVLIQERAGNDDSRNKNNFYVSLRSDGSVDVAALAASFGGGGHHRAAGFCAETSLADLKGGILKWLKKCEPEPCRN, encoded by the coding sequence TTGAGACGGAGTAAGCGCATCCTGCTGGCCTCCCATGTCAATCCGGACGGCGACGCCGTCGGCGCCCTCATTGCCCTGGCCCTGGCCCTGGAAAAATCGGGAAAACGGACGACGATGTACAATGAAAGCCCGATACCGGCCGTCTACCGTTTTCTGCCGGCGGTGGACCGGATCGTCAGCCGCATCGACCGGAACACCACGCCTTTCGATGCCGTGGTCATCCTCGACTGCAGCAACATGGACCGTATCGGAAGGCTGGCGGCCGATGCGGCATCTCTCGGCGTTACCCTCAACATCGACCACCATCCGAGCAATACCGGGTTCGGCGATCTCCAATACGTCGACACCGGTGCCTGCTCCACCGCCGAGATGGTCTACCGGATCGTCAAGGCCATCGGCGTTTCCATGGACAGGGACATCTCCACGGCGATCTATACCGGGATCCTGACGGACACCGGCTCGTTCCGGTTTGCCAACACCAACCAGACCGCCTTTTCGATATGCCTGGAGATGACGGAAAACGGCGTGGATCCCTATACCGTGGCCCAGCATGTCTACGGCACCTATTCCATCGGCCGGATCAAACTCCTCAACCTGGCGCTCGATTCCATTGAAATCGCGGAGAACGGCAAGCTCTCCTTCATGATGCTGACCCGCGACATGCTCGAAGAAACCGGAACGCAGCCCGAAGACGTGGACGGCATGATCAACTATGCCAAAAGCATCAAGGACGTGAAGGTCGCCGTTCTGATTCAGGAGCGTGCCGGAAACGATGATTCGCGGAACAAAAACAATTTCTACGTCAGCCTGCGGTCGGACGGCAGCGTCGACGTGGCGGCCCTGGCAGCATCCTTCGGCGGGGGCGGTCACCACCGGGCGGCCGGCTTCTGCGCGGAGACCTCCCTGGCGGACCTGAAGGGCGGCATCCTGAAATGGCTGAAAAAATGCGAGCCGGAACCATGCAGAAACTGA
- the truB gene encoding tRNA pseudouridine(55) synthase TruB: MQKLTSGILVVDKPEGMSSAGVVGRIKRGLRAGKVGHCGTLDPFASGVVVCCINQATRLAGFFLHGDKRYEGILRLGIETDTQDLTGETVSEKPVDVTADAVRSAFAALEGPMRQHPPVYSALKHRGVPLYKLARAGRPVQKPPREIVIHRLEVQAVDLPDVRFSVSCSGGTYVRTLAVDLGRMLGCGAHLRKLVRTAAGPFSLEQALTPREVAALAAVDAVEDRMIPMNDAVAFMPMRRIAPETARKIRHGMPLTEKEIERPKTDASSGWIRIVDENDRLIAILEHKKGNPRYNYCCVFN; this comes from the coding sequence ATGCAGAAACTGACCAGCGGCATCCTCGTTGTGGACAAGCCCGAAGGGATGAGCTCCGCCGGCGTCGTGGGTCGGATCAAGCGTGGGCTCAGGGCGGGAAAGGTGGGACATTGCGGCACCCTCGATCCCTTTGCCTCAGGCGTCGTCGTCTGCTGCATCAATCAGGCCACCCGTCTGGCAGGTTTTTTCCTTCATGGGGACAAGCGCTATGAAGGGATCCTTCGGCTGGGGATCGAAACCGACACCCAGGATCTGACGGGGGAAACGGTTTCCGAAAAACCGGTCGACGTCACGGCGGATGCCGTCCGATCGGCCTTCGCCGCCCTGGAGGGGCCCATGCGGCAGCATCCTCCGGTCTATTCCGCTCTCAAACACCGGGGGGTGCCGTTGTACAAACTGGCCCGGGCAGGCCGTCCGGTCCAGAAGCCGCCCAGGGAGATCGTGATCCACCGCCTCGAGGTTCAGGCCGTCGATCTGCCGGATGTCCGCTTTTCGGTGTCGTGTTCCGGCGGCACCTATGTCCGGACCCTGGCCGTCGATCTGGGGCGAATGCTGGGATGCGGCGCACACCTTCGGAAGCTCGTCCGGACGGCCGCCGGCCCTTTCTCCCTGGAACAGGCCCTCACCCCCCGGGAGGTGGCCGCCCTGGCGGCGGTCGATGCCGTCGAAGACCGGATGATTCCCATGAACGACGCCGTGGCCTTCATGCCCATGCGGCGAATCGCCCCTGAAACGGCCCGTAAAATACGCCACGGCATGCCGCTGACCGAAAAGGAGATCGAACGCCCGAAAACGGACGCTTCGTCGGGGTGGATTCGGATAGTGGACGAAAACGATCGCCTGATTGCGATTCTGGAGCACAAAAAAGGAAATCCCCGCTATAATTATTGTTGTGTTTTTAACTAG
- the rpsO gene encoding 30S ribosomal protein S15 — translation MVLTSEQKRDLIDQYKLHDSDTGSPEVQIGLLTHRISYLTEHLKVHKKDHHSRRGLLMLVGQRRRLLNYVKNKNIVRYREIIERLGLRR, via the coding sequence GTGGTACTGACATCAGAACAAAAACGGGATTTGATCGACCAATATAAACTGCACGACAGCGACACCGGATCGCCCGAGGTCCAGATCGGACTGCTCACCCACCGCATCTCCTACCTGACGGAGCACCTGAAGGTCCACAAGAAAGACCATCATTCCCGAAGGGGGCTTCTGATGCTGGTCGGCCAGCGCCGGCGACTCTTGAACTATGTCAAGAACAAAAACATCGTCCGGTACCGGGAAATTATCGAGCGGCTGGGATTGCGCAGATAA